In a single window of the Schistocerca americana isolate TAMUIC-IGC-003095 chromosome X, iqSchAmer2.1, whole genome shotgun sequence genome:
- the LOC124555519 gene encoding growth arrest and DNA damage-inducible proteins-interacting protein 1, producing the protein MYLANTFHCVVKKGYERCLFKAVRQFSTEAVDDSVIRQAGIIDDSDDSTNYEEYIEMKRNKSRLLPQHHNILHNKVPYSSSKGWFHDTVKYKRRLYGRYGSISAVNPGVMWPTKNDLDDIREYESVAYPHTLEEMIEKSIAERKLRESTIREREEAISKKMECLEKWKEELKARVLKKEEAMLAAKARKDRLMEEVRRHFGFKVDPRDDRFKEMLEKKEREEKKLAKEAKRKAKEAKAMARLTEAVAKASIESKD; encoded by the exons ATGTACCTTGCAAATACTTTTCATTGTGTGGTCAAGAAAGGTTATGAACGTTGTTTGTTTAAAGCTGTGCGCCAATTTAGTACCGAAGCTGTAGACGATTCGGTAATTCGACAAGCAGGTATTATTGACGACTCTGATGACAGCACAAATTATGAGGAATACATCGAAATGAAGAGAAATAAATCACGTCTGTTACCACAGCATCACAATATATTACACAATAAAGTACCATATTCCAGCAGTAAGGGTTGGTTTCATGATACGGTTAAGTATAAACGTAGGCTTTACGGGCGTTATGGTAGTATTAGTGCTGTCAACCCAGGCGTAATGTGGCCAACTAAGAATGATTTAGATGACATTCGTGAATATGAATCTGTCGCATACCCACATACTCTTGAAGAGATGATTGAGAAAAGTATCGCTGAAAGAAAGTTGAGGGAATCAACTATCAGGGAAAG AGAGGAGGCTATTTCTAAGAAGATGGAATGTTTGGAAAAGTGGAAGGAAGAACTCAAAGCTAGAGTTTTAAAGAAAGAAGAAGCTATGCTTGCTGCAAAG GCGAGAAAGGATCGACTAATGGAAGAAGTCCGTAGGCATTTTGGCTTTAAAGTGGATCCCCGTGATGATCGTTTTAAGGAAATGTTGGagaaaaaggaaagagaagaaaagaaattggcaaaagaagcaaaacgCAAAGCCAAAGAAGCAAAAGCAATGGCAAGGTTAACTGAAGCAGTGGCAAAAGCATCTATAGAGTCAAAAGACTGA